One genomic region from Anabaena sp. PCC 7108 encodes:
- a CDS encoding lipoxygenase family protein — MTQSTSLKEQQGYYRYHPYGLEQKGSARLFPYTGEDGTVRYVLTKIYQNLLQQGKLSEPWSLLLTEVEKKVSKLEEDWLNISTLLVDCEVFQSGWFNFNLPPHEQFNSSYIRERKKLLQTIMAVNKAVATVDKNLPTLTRNEQQRKLFFQALAKDGINPPIVSIIHQRDGGLSDKEFVRQRLAGANSTVLRRVQAIDQGFLQALATQPYKLANNGAIDLIKSASENRLFIADYPLLRDLKVTDLQPGKYVGSPVALFHHTDKGLEPVLIEVEKGRVVTPGITGQAADDWERAKLYFQTADATHHELIAHLSYTHLAMEALAIATPRQLPSNHPVYQLLSPHFKFLIAINNRDNTIFFAKGAAIDSLMAPTVESSSRLINKAYREKSFWYYSLLNDIEVRGIEPQLLPDFPYRDDALLLWEAIAKYTTRYLQRYYPDDKAVQQDPYLQAWADELSAPLNTRPKSDFPQVPAWFPKELVAESGIEPQELPSYPRVPGFTKIGSLQQLIDIATITIFTCGPQHAAVNFSQYDYFGYVPNAPLANYSRPDTPASLEEFLPSTDKDLQQMRLTSALSGIYWGNLGSSDLIQFADKIDRQILAQFQNDLLEIENKIKARNQQRLTDSGVEYPYLLPSRIPNSINI, encoded by the coding sequence ATGACACAATCTACATCTTTAAAGGAACAACAAGGTTACTATCGCTATCATCCCTATGGCTTAGAACAAAAGGGTTCTGCACGGTTATTTCCCTACACTGGGGAAGATGGTACTGTGCGCTATGTCTTGACTAAGATTTATCAAAATCTTCTCCAACAGGGAAAACTCTCAGAACCTTGGAGTTTGTTGCTGACAGAGGTAGAGAAAAAAGTTAGTAAGTTAGAGGAAGATTGGTTAAATATATCAACTTTGTTAGTAGACTGCGAAGTTTTTCAGTCGGGATGGTTTAATTTTAATCTACCACCACATGAACAATTTAATAGTAGTTATATCCGCGAGAGAAAGAAGTTATTACAAACGATAATGGCTGTAAATAAAGCAGTCGCAACTGTAGATAAAAATCTACCTACACTCACAAGAAATGAGCAGCAAAGAAAGTTATTTTTTCAAGCTTTAGCAAAGGATGGTATTAATCCTCCCATTGTGAGTATAATTCATCAACGGGATGGAGGTTTAAGCGATAAGGAATTTGTCCGGCAAAGATTAGCTGGTGCAAATTCTACAGTATTGCGACGAGTGCAAGCAATTGACCAAGGTTTTCTGCAAGCTTTGGCTACTCAACCTTACAAGTTAGCTAATAATGGAGCGATAGATTTAATCAAATCTGCAAGTGAAAACCGTTTATTTATTGCTGACTATCCACTATTAAGAGATTTGAAAGTTACGGATTTACAACCTGGTAAATATGTAGGTAGTCCAGTAGCTTTATTTCACCACACAGATAAGGGTTTAGAACCGGTACTAATTGAAGTTGAAAAAGGCAGAGTTGTGACTCCAGGAATTACTGGACAAGCAGCAGATGATTGGGAAAGAGCAAAATTATACTTTCAAACGGCGGATGCCACTCATCACGAATTGATTGCCCATTTGAGTTATACTCATTTAGCCATGGAAGCTTTGGCTATTGCGACTCCCAGACAATTACCAAGTAATCACCCAGTTTATCAGCTATTATCTCCCCATTTTAAGTTTTTAATTGCTATCAATAACCGAGATAATACTATCTTCTTTGCAAAAGGTGCAGCAATTGATAGTTTAATGGCTCCAACTGTGGAAAGTTCCTCAAGGTTGATCAATAAGGCTTATCGAGAAAAGTCATTTTGGTATTATTCCCTGTTGAATGATATTGAAGTACGGGGAATTGAACCGCAATTATTGCCAGATTTCCCTTACCGGGACGATGCTTTGTTATTATGGGAAGCGATCGCTAAATATACAACACGCTATTTACAACGCTACTACCCAGACGACAAAGCCGTACAGCAAGACCCCTATTTACAAGCTTGGGCTGATGAATTAAGCGCACCTTTAAACACCCGTCCCAAATCAGATTTCCCCCAAGTACCTGCATGGTTTCCCAAAGAATTGGTAGCAGAATCAGGAATTGAACCCCAAGAACTACCTTCCTATCCTCGCGTACCTGGGTTTACAAAAATTGGGAGTTTGCAACAATTAATAGATATTGCAACTATCACCATCTTTACCTGTGGACCCCAACACGCAGCCGTCAACTTCAGTCAATACGATTACTTTGGTTATGTTCCTAACGCACCCTTAGCAAACTATAGCCGACCAGATACACCAGCCAGTTTAGAAGAATTTCTCCCCTCAACAGATAAAGATTTACAGCAAATGCGATTAACTTCTGCATTGAGTGGAATTTATTGGGGTAACTTAGGAAGTTCTGATTTAATTCAGTTTGCAGATAAAATTGATAGACAAATTCTCGCTCAATTTCAAAATGATTTGTTGGAAATTGAAAACAAAATCAAAGCTCGAAA
- a CDS encoding FAD-binding domain-containing protein: MLRDFTSREELVAYLREQFPQAAERDDHISITVGGRKAAKQILHKIDPASYAKTRNFLTGAVTRLSPYIRYGVLSLREIRDYILDKVQNSDQATKLITELAWRDYWQRLYIKLGNGIWQNQEEYKTGYKLADYAAVLPQDIITGTTGSVCIDSFSRELQETGYLHNHIRMWLAAYIVHWRRIQWQAGAKWFLQHLLDGDPASNNMSWQWVASTFSHKPYFFNRENLERYTKGVYCRQCPLYGKCDFEGSYEELEQRLFPKGQFSKQANSRTWQK, from the coding sequence ATGTTACGTGATTTTACCAGTCGTGAAGAATTAGTAGCGTATCTGCGCGAACAATTTCCCCAAGCCGCAGAGCGAGATGATCACATCAGCATCACTGTGGGGGGACGGAAAGCCGCCAAACAAATATTACATAAAATAGATCCTGCTTCCTACGCTAAAACACGTAATTTTTTAACCGGTGCTGTTACAAGACTATCACCTTATATTCGTTATGGCGTTTTGAGTTTGCGAGAAATTAGAGATTACATTCTTGATAAAGTCCAGAATTCCGACCAAGCAACTAAACTAATTACCGAATTAGCTTGGCGTGATTATTGGCAAAGATTATACATCAAACTAGGAAACGGTATTTGGCAAAATCAAGAAGAATACAAAACCGGCTACAAATTAGCAGACTACGCAGCAGTCTTACCCCAAGATATTATCACAGGAACTACTGGTAGCGTTTGTATTGACAGCTTTAGCCGAGAGTTGCAGGAAACTGGCTACCTGCACAATCACATCAGAATGTGGTTAGCCGCGTATATTGTCCATTGGCGACGTATTCAATGGCAAGCTGGTGCAAAATGGTTTCTACAACACTTGCTTGATGGCGACCCAGCCAGTAATAATATGTCATGGCAGTGGGTAGCAAGTACATTTAGTCACAAACCCTATTTCTTCAACCGCGAGAATTTAGAACGTTACACTAAAGGCGTTTATTGTCGTCAATGTCCACTTTATGGAAAATGTGATTTTGAAGGCAGTTATGAAGAATTAGAACAGCGACTTTTTCCGAAAGGACAATTTAGTAAGCAAGCAAATAGTCGAACTTGGCAAAAATGA
- a CDS encoding GNAT family N-acetyltransferase produces the protein MIIRQATINDHQGVIKYALKLVHQHHNFNPLRFVEFENHEQQLFDFFAAEIVNPKAVVLVVEVENKIVGYSFTRLEESSLVDIAPESAWLHDIYIDESMRGMGAGKLLLNASIDAAKKLGSQILILEVAAQNEFAKKLFEANGFNVATYEMMMNLNE, from the coding sequence ATGATAATTAGACAAGCAACCATAAATGATCATCAAGGTGTGATCAAGTATGCACTCAAACTTGTTCATCAACATCACAATTTCAATCCGTTAAGATTTGTTGAATTTGAAAATCATGAACAACAGCTTTTTGATTTTTTTGCAGCAGAGATTGTCAATCCAAAAGCAGTTGTCTTAGTTGTGGAAGTAGAAAATAAAATTGTTGGGTATTCATTTACAAGGCTAGAAGAAAGCAGTTTGGTTGATATTGCGCCAGAATCAGCATGGCTTCATGATATTTACATTGATGAATCGATGCGGGGAATGGGAGCAGGAAAATTGCTGTTAAATGCTTCTATAGATGCGGCAAAAAAGTTAGGTTCACAAATATTGATCCTTGAAGTTGCTGCACAAAACGAATTTGCTAAGAAGCTATTTGAAGCTAATGGATTTAATGTTGCTACTTACGAGATGATGATGAATTTAAATGAATGA
- a CDS encoding PIN domain-containing protein: MSEVVVDASAILALLNQETGSKEVSKFIGKAAISSVNLSEVIAKLADAGIPDEDIRQIVSNLNLEVIAFNEEQALKAGMLRPATKSIGLSFGDRACLALGIILNQPVLTTDRLWGSLSLGVEVRVVR; the protein is encoded by the coding sequence ATGAGTGAAGTTGTTGTCGATGCTTCTGCTATTTTAGCTTTACTCAATCAAGAAACTGGTAGCAAAGAAGTTTCAAAGTTTATTGGTAAGGCTGCAATCAGTTCAGTGAATTTATCCGAAGTTATAGCAAAGTTGGCAGATGCAGGAATCCCTGATGAGGATATTAGGCAGATTGTCTCTAATCTGAATCTTGAGGTTATTGCTTTTAATGAAGAACAAGCGTTAAAAGCTGGAATGCTGCGTCCAGCTACTAAATCAATTGGGCTTTCATTTGGCGATCGAGCTTGTCTAGCATTAGGTATTATTCTTAACCAGCCTGTTTTAACTACTGATCGTTTGTGGGGTAGTCTTAGTCTGGGGGTTGAAGTTCGAGTAGTGCGTTAG
- a CDS encoding DUF29 domain-containing protein, with protein MTSKLYETDFYAWTLEQAKLLKQGQLNQLDILNLIEEIESLGKREKQELRNRLGILIGHLLKWQYQSDKRSNSWKATIREQRRRIKEHLQENPSLKSYLSEAIISAYQDGVDLAIQETNLPDTTFPAENPYSISQILDPDFLVNQEK; from the coding sequence ATGACTTCAAAACTTTATGAAACAGATTTTTATGCTTGGACATTGGAACAAGCAAAATTATTAAAGCAAGGTCAACTAAATCAACTTGATATTTTAAATTTAATAGAGGAAATTGAATCTTTGGGTAAGCGAGAAAAACAAGAGTTGAGAAACCGACTGGGGATTTTAATTGGACATTTACTGAAATGGCAGTATCAAAGCGATAAACGCAGCAATAGTTGGAAAGCAACAATTAGAGAACAACGTCGTCGCATTAAAGAACATCTTCAAGAAAACCCCAGTCTTAAATCTTATCTATCGGAAGCAATAATTTCTGCTTATCAAGATGGTGTAGATTTAGCAATTCAGGAAACTAATTTACCTGATACAACTTTTCCTGCTGAAAATCCCTATAGTATTTCTCAAATACTCGATCCTGATTTTTTAGTGAATCAAGAAAAATAA
- a CDS encoding PIN domain-containing protein has product MSILLLDTNVVSYLFKGDTRALAYAPILQGNRLAISFITVAELYEWAAIKKWGEKRLTQLEMTLTSYLVIPIDIELCCIWGTIRAQ; this is encoded by the coding sequence ATGAGTATTTTATTATTAGATACAAATGTTGTATCTTATTTGTTCAAAGGAGATACTCGTGCATTGGCTTATGCTCCCATCCTTCAAGGAAACCGTCTGGCTATTTCATTTATCACTGTAGCAGAATTGTATGAGTGGGCGGCTATTAAAAAATGGGGAGAAAAACGCTTGACTCAGTTAGAAATGACACTGACAAGTTATCTTGTGATTCCTATAGATATTGAACTTTGCTGTATTTGGGGAACAATACGCGCCCAGTAA
- the hpnH gene encoding adenosyl-hopene transferase HpnH, with protein MAINLQQAIDIGKYLVTQRFLGRKRFPLVLMLEPLFRCNLACTGCGKIQHPTEVLKQNLTPEQCFKAVEECGAPVVSIPGGEPLLHPQIDEIVKGLVERKKYVYLCTNGLLLEKSLHKFQPSPYLSFSVHLDGMREWHDKCVDRKGVFDTAVQAIRAAKAKGFRVTTNTTIFEGCDIQEMQEFFDFLETLGTDGMMISPGYGYEWAPDQDHFLQREQTRALFREILTPYTSGKKNWNFNHNPLFLDFLIGEKDYECTPWGSPSYSVLGWQKPCYLLNEGYYTSFKQLLDETDWSQYGRASGNPKCADCMVHCGYEPTAAMDAMQPQNIVRSMGTVFGRG; from the coding sequence ATGGCGATTAATCTACAGCAAGCAATTGATATCGGCAAGTATTTAGTTACGCAGCGTTTTTTAGGGCGTAAACGCTTCCCTTTGGTATTAATGTTAGAACCACTTTTTCGGTGCAATTTAGCTTGTACTGGTTGTGGAAAAATCCAACATCCTACAGAAGTTCTCAAACAAAATCTTACTCCAGAACAGTGTTTTAAGGCTGTAGAAGAATGTGGCGCACCTGTTGTTTCTATTCCTGGAGGAGAACCATTATTACATCCCCAAATTGATGAAATTGTCAAAGGTTTAGTGGAACGCAAGAAATATGTTTACTTGTGTACTAATGGGTTGTTATTAGAAAAGAGTCTCCATAAATTTCAACCTTCTCCTTATTTAAGTTTCAGCGTTCATCTTGATGGAATGCGGGAATGGCATGATAAATGTGTGGACAGAAAAGGCGTTTTTGATACGGCTGTTCAAGCAATTCGCGCTGCGAAAGCTAAAGGTTTTCGTGTCACCACTAACACGACTATTTTTGAAGGTTGTGATATCCAAGAAATGCAGGAGTTTTTCGACTTTCTGGAAACTCTGGGAACTGATGGAATGATGATTTCTCCTGGTTACGGTTATGAATGGGCCCCAGATCAGGATCATTTTCTACAAAGAGAACAAACCCGTGCTTTATTTCGAGAAATTCTCACACCTTACACATCTGGTAAGAAGAATTGGAACTTCAATCACAATCCCCTATTTTTAGATTTTCTCATTGGTGAGAAAGACTATGAATGTACTCCTTGGGGTAGTCCTAGTTATAGTGTTCTCGGTTGGCAAAAACCTTGCTATCTCTTGAATGAAGGATACTATACAAGTTTCAAACAGTTGTTGGATGAGACTGATTGGAGTCAATACGGACGTGCTAGTGGGAATCCTAAATGTGCTGATTGTATGGTGCATTGTGGTTACGAACCAACCGCCGCGATGGATGCTATGCAACCGCAAAATATAGTCCGTTCTATGGGGACTGTGTTTGGTAGGGGGTAA
- the hpnA gene encoding hopanoid-associated sugar epimerase: MRAFVTGGTGFVGSHVVRSLLESGYKVTALVRGSSNLGNLRGLEIDIVKSDLNDPHIWEQMQGCNYLFHVAAHYSLWQKDRDLLYLDNVEGTRNLLAAAQKAGIERTVYTSSVAAIGVGKSGKVVDETHQSPVEKLVGDYKKSKFLAEQVAIEAAKQGQDIVVVNPSSPIGPLDIKPTPTGDIILRFLRRQMPAYVDTGLNFIDVRDVARGHLLALEKGKSGDRYILGHQNLSLKQLLEILSDITGLKAPQISVPALLPLTVAWVEEKILAPMGKTPTVPIDGVRMAQQPMYYDASKAVRELGLPQSPLNVALKDAVDWFVSNGYVN; the protein is encoded by the coding sequence ATGCGGGCTTTTGTAACTGGTGGTACAGGTTTTGTAGGTTCTCATGTGGTGCGATCGCTGTTGGAGTCAGGATACAAAGTTACAGCTTTGGTGCGTGGGAGTAGTAACCTGGGAAATTTGCGGGGTTTAGAAATAGATATTGTCAAAAGTGATTTAAATGATCCGCATATCTGGGAACAGATGCAGGGTTGTAATTATTTGTTTCATGTTGCTGCCCATTATTCCCTGTGGCAAAAAGACCGCGATTTACTTTATCTTGATAATGTGGAAGGAACGCGTAATCTGTTAGCAGCAGCCCAAAAAGCGGGAATTGAACGCACAGTTTATACCAGTTCTGTTGCAGCTATTGGAGTGGGGAAATCAGGTAAAGTTGTAGATGAAACCCATCAAAGTCCTGTAGAGAAGTTGGTAGGAGATTATAAAAAGTCTAAATTTTTAGCTGAACAAGTAGCAATAGAAGCTGCAAAACAAGGACAGGATATTGTAGTAGTTAATCCTAGCAGTCCCATTGGACCATTGGATATTAAACCCACACCCACCGGGGATATTATTCTGCGGTTTCTGCGACGACAAATGCCGGCTTATGTGGATACGGGTTTGAACTTTATTGATGTGCGAGATGTAGCTAGAGGACATTTATTAGCCTTAGAAAAAGGAAAATCAGGCGATCGCTATATTCTCGGACATCAAAATCTTAGCCTCAAACAACTGCTAGAAATACTATCCGACATCACAGGATTAAAAGCACCGCAAATATCCGTTCCGGCTTTGTTACCTTTAACTGTGGCATGGGTAGAAGAGAAAATTCTCGCACCTATGGGAAAAACACCCACAGTTCCCATAGATGGAGTCCGCATGGCACAGCAACCAATGTATTATGATGCTTCCAAGGCCGTCCGCGAACTTGGTCTACCTCAGTCCCCTCTGAATGTAGCACTCAAGGACGCTGTTGATTGGTTTGTGTCTAATGGTTACGTGAATTAG
- a CDS encoding DUF262 domain-containing protein yields MPLQEEIDKTRQEIRTDGYSMSIGEWISLYQSNEIDIHPEFQRVFRWSDHQKSTFIESILLGIPIPPIFVSQRDDGVWDVVDGVQRLSTIYEFVGLLKKDNQEETPPIALQKTTYLPSLKGKKWDDPNDTDNSLTQAQRLLIKRAKIAVNIVEKESDAMMKYELFQRLNTGGAIATPQEVRNCILLMLNKKLYELMRSLANYEPFKNCISLSDRLYEEQYDMELVLRFILLFDKDEEDIRKLGDDVSIFLTEEMRKMALEQELDYSHIETAFKKTFDVLNETTEDVSFKRYKSEEDRFLGGFLLSVFEVVALGIGYNYKNPPPKNQISDLIKSIWSDPIYKKWSGAGVNADRRLPYLIPLGRGVFSPS; encoded by the coding sequence ATGCCCCTGCAAGAAGAAATTGACAAAACAAGGCAAGAAATTCGGACAGATGGCTACTCAATGTCTATTGGAGAATGGATAAGCCTTTATCAGAGTAATGAGATCGATATTCATCCAGAGTTTCAAAGGGTTTTTCGGTGGTCAGATCATCAAAAATCAACCTTTATAGAATCAATTCTGTTAGGCATACCAATTCCACCAATTTTTGTAAGTCAAAGAGACGATGGTGTTTGGGATGTTGTAGATGGTGTTCAGAGACTATCAACCATATATGAATTTGTAGGTCTTTTAAAAAAAGATAATCAAGAAGAAACGCCTCCCATCGCTTTGCAAAAAACCACCTATTTACCTTCATTAAAAGGTAAAAAGTGGGATGATCCAAATGACACTGATAATTCTCTAACTCAGGCACAACGTTTATTGATTAAGCGAGCTAAAATCGCAGTCAATATTGTTGAGAAAGAAAGTGATGCAATGATGAAATATGAGCTATTCCAGCGACTGAATACAGGAGGAGCAATTGCTACACCTCAAGAAGTGAGAAATTGTATTCTTTTGATGTTGAATAAAAAACTATATGAATTGATGCGTTCACTTGCAAATTATGAACCATTCAAAAACTGTATTTCTTTGAGTGATAGGCTTTATGAAGAACAGTATGATATGGAATTGGTATTACGCTTTATTCTTTTGTTTGATAAAGATGAGGAAGATATTAGAAAATTGGGTGACGATGTTAGCATTTTTCTAACAGAAGAAATGCGTAAAATGGCTCTTGAGCAAGAATTAGATTATAGTCATATAGAAACAGCGTTCAAGAAAACATTTGATGTTCTTAATGAAACTACAGAAGATGTTAGTTTCAAAAGATATAAATCTGAAGAGGATAGATTTCTGGGTGGTTTTCTATTATCCGTATTTGAAGTAGTAGCACTAGGCATTGGATACAACTATAAAAATCCACCTCCAAAAAATCAAATATCTGATCTTATAAAAAGTATTTGGTCAGATCCAATTTATAAAAAGTGGTCTGGTGCAGGTGTGAATGCAGATAGACGTTTACCCTATCTTATCCCCCTTGGTAGAGGAGTATTTTCTCCCTCATGA
- a CDS encoding MAE_28990/MAE_18760 family HEPN-like nuclease — translation MSIRTAEQLSDILATDLAWRKKELSEVKSLIELKNVSPQRHNALIRSGVCILYAHWEGFVKLAANSYLEYVAMQKLCYDQLASNFLALAMKEKLKETKETNKVSLYIPVCDFFLSQLNTRCSLPKKAISTASNLSSEILKEISHILGLDFSLYSTKSKLIDEKLLEARNKIAHGNDLIIDREEYIELHTEVIAMLDIFRNQIENAAVNKDFMLNK, via the coding sequence ATGAGCATCCGCACTGCTGAACAACTAAGTGATATCCTTGCAACTGATCTTGCTTGGCGAAAAAAGGAACTTTCAGAAGTTAAATCCTTGATAGAATTAAAAAATGTTTCTCCTCAAAGGCATAACGCATTAATTCGCAGTGGAGTATGTATTCTTTATGCTCATTGGGAAGGTTTTGTGAAGTTAGCAGCAAACTCTTATCTAGAATATGTTGCCATGCAAAAACTTTGCTATGATCAGCTTGCTAGTAATTTTCTAGCTTTGGCAATGAAAGAAAAACTGAAGGAGACAAAAGAGACGAATAAAGTATCATTATATATACCTGTTTGTGACTTTTTTCTTTCCCAATTAAATACGAGATGTTCTTTACCCAAAAAAGCAATATCTACTGCATCAAATCTTTCTTCGGAAATTTTAAAAGAAATCTCTCATATTTTGGGGCTAGACTTTTCACTTTATTCTACTAAGTCAAAACTAATAGATGAGAAACTTTTGGAAGCAAGGAACAAAATTGCACATGGCAACGATTTAATTATTGACAGGGAAGAATATATAGAATTACATACTGAAGTTATAGCAATGCTGGATATATTTCGTAATCAGATAGAAAATGCCGCTGTTAATAAGGATTTTATGTTGAACAAATAA